One stretch of Mesobacillus jeotgali DNA includes these proteins:
- the metG gene encoding methionine--tRNA ligase — protein sequence MEEKLKTFYLTTPIYYPSGNLHIGHAYTTVAGDAMARYKRLRGYDVMYLTGTDEHGQKIQRNAEAKGITPQQYVDEIVEGIQELWGKLDISYNDFIRTTQDRHKQIVEKIFAQLLEQGDIYLDQYEGWYCTPCESFYTDRQLEDGNCPDCGRPVEKVKEESYFFKMSKYADRLLKYYEENPDFIQPESRKNEMINNFIKPGLEDLAVSRTTFDWGVKVPGDPKHVIYVWIDALSNYITALGYGTEDDSKYLRYWPADVHLVGKEIVRFHTIYWPIMLMALDLPLPKKVFAHGWLLMKDGKMSKSKGNVVDPVTLIDRYGLDALRYYLLREVPFGSDGVFTPEGFVERINFDLANDLGNLLNRTVAMINKYFDGEIPAYNGSEGEFEKQLLEVNKETVLKYEEAMEKMEFSVALTTVWQLVSRCNKFIDETQPWVLAKDEEKKTALADVMVHLAESLRRVAILLKPFLTRTPDKIFTQLNVVSESLQTWESLEDFGQIPAGTKVVQGEPIFPRLELKEEVEFIKEKMQGSAPAAAPVEEEKPEPQDEITIDDFMKVELRVAKVVHAEPVKKADKLLKLQLDLGYEKRQVVSGIAKYFKPEDLVGRKVICVTNLKPVKLRGELSEGMILAGEKDGIMSLASVDDSLAIGAKIK from the coding sequence ATGGAAGAGAAACTGAAAACCTTTTATCTTACGACACCGATTTATTATCCAAGCGGCAATCTTCATATTGGACACGCTTATACAACTGTAGCTGGCGATGCGATGGCACGCTATAAGAGACTGCGCGGCTATGATGTCATGTATTTGACAGGCACAGATGAGCACGGTCAGAAAATCCAGCGCAATGCCGAGGCAAAGGGTATTACCCCACAGCAATATGTAGATGAAATTGTCGAAGGGATCCAGGAACTCTGGGGTAAACTGGATATATCCTATAACGATTTTATCCGTACTACCCAGGACCGGCATAAACAGATTGTCGAGAAGATTTTCGCCCAGCTTTTGGAGCAGGGTGATATTTATCTTGACCAATATGAAGGCTGGTATTGTACACCATGTGAATCCTTCTATACTGACAGACAGCTTGAGGACGGGAATTGCCCGGACTGCGGCCGACCTGTTGAAAAGGTAAAGGAAGAATCTTATTTCTTTAAAATGAGCAAATACGCTGACAGGCTCCTCAAGTACTATGAAGAGAATCCTGACTTCATTCAGCCGGAATCACGCAAAAATGAAATGATCAATAACTTCATCAAGCCGGGACTGGAGGATTTGGCGGTCTCACGCACGACATTTGACTGGGGTGTCAAAGTCCCTGGAGATCCAAAGCACGTTATTTACGTATGGATTGATGCCTTGTCTAATTACATTACAGCACTTGGTTATGGGACTGAGGATGATTCAAAATATTTGAGATACTGGCCGGCGGATGTCCATCTTGTCGGAAAGGAAATTGTCCGCTTCCATACTATCTATTGGCCAATCATGCTAATGGCGCTTGACTTGCCGCTTCCTAAAAAGGTGTTTGCCCACGGCTGGCTTTTGATGAAGGACGGAAAAATGTCAAAATCCAAAGGAAATGTTGTTGACCCAGTCACATTGATTGACCGATACGGCCTGGATGCTCTTCGTTATTACCTGCTTCGCGAGGTTCCATTCGGTTCTGATGGTGTATTTACGCCTGAAGGGTTTGTTGAAAGAATCAACTTCGATCTTGCGAATGACCTTGGCAACTTGTTGAACAGAACCGTGGCCATGATCAATAAATATTTTGACGGTGAAATTCCTGCTTACAATGGTTCTGAAGGAGAATTTGAAAAGCAGTTGCTTGAAGTGAACAAGGAGACTGTCCTTAAGTATGAAGAGGCAATGGAGAAAATGGAGTTTTCCGTTGCGCTGACGACTGTATGGCAGCTGGTCAGCCGCTGCAATAAATTCATCGATGAAACACAGCCATGGGTGCTTGCGAAGGATGAAGAAAAGAAAACGGCCCTGGCTGATGTAATGGTCCACCTTGCTGAATCATTGAGAAGGGTGGCAATCCTCTTAAAGCCGTTCCTGACAAGGACTCCGGATAAAATTTTCACCCAGCTGAATGTTGTTTCTGAGTCACTTCAGACATGGGAAAGCCTTGAAGATTTCGGACAGATTCCTGCGGGAACAAAGGTAGTACAGGGTGAACCGATATTCCCACGCCTTGAACTGAAGGAAGAAGTCGAATTCATCAAGGAAAAAATGCAGGGTTCTGCTCCAGCGGCAGCACCGGTGGAAGAAGAAAAGCCGGAACCTCAGGATGAAATCACGATTGATGATTTCATGAAGGTTGAACTTCGTGTAGCAAAAGTTGTCCATGCAGAGCCTGTCAAAAAGGCTGATAAACTGCTGAAGCTTCAATTGGATCTTGGCTATGAAAAACGCCAGGTCGTTTCGGGTATCGCAAAGTACTTTAAACCGGAAGACCTTGTAGGCAGGAAAGTAATTTGTGTGACAAACCTTAAGCCAGTCAAACTTCGCGGGGAGCTTTCTGAGGGAATGATCCTTGCAGGTGAAAAAGATGGCATCATGTCACTGGCATCAGTTGACGATTCACTGGCAATCGGAGCGAAAATAAAATAA
- a CDS encoding AbrB/MazE/SpoVT family DNA-binding domain-containing protein, with the protein MKSTGIVRKVDELGRVVIPIELRRTLGIAEKDALEIYVDDDRIILKKYKPNMTCHITGEVSDNNITLAGGKLILSREGAEQLLKEIQGSFEPVKA; encoded by the coding sequence ATGAAATCTACTGGTATCGTACGTAAAGTTGACGAGCTTGGCCGCGTGGTTATTCCAATCGAACTAAGAAGAACTCTTGGTATCGCAGAAAAGGATGCTTTGGAAATCTATGTTGACGATGACCGCATCATCCTTAAAAAGTACAAGCCTAACATGACTTGCCACATCACTGGTGAAGTTTCTGACAACAACATCACATTGGCTGGCGGTAAGCTGATCCTTAGCCGTGAAGGTGCTGAACAGCTTCTTAAAGAAATCCAGGGAAGCTTCGAACCTGTAAAAGCTTAA
- the rsmI gene encoding 16S rRNA (cytidine(1402)-2'-O)-methyltransferase, with product MHQQKSFERENEKGILYLVPTPIGNLEDMTFRAIRIMKEADLIAAEDTRNTKKLCNYFEIETPVTSYHEHNKESSGYKLIEKIKDGAKIALVSDAGMPTISDPGTELVAEAIAEGLTVVPLPGANAALTALIASGIQPQPFYYYGFLQRGKKDKKKELEQLAKQSATVILYESPHRLKETLSLMLDGLGERRIVLCRELTKKYEEFLRGTISEAIAWAESEEVRGEFVLIIEGASEDSLTLDENLWWEKLSLTEHVEHYISNEGMNSKNAIKQAAVDRGMQKREVYQAYHIQE from the coding sequence GACCTTCAGGGCAATCAGAATCATGAAGGAAGCAGATTTAATTGCTGCAGAGGATACAAGGAATACCAAAAAGCTTTGCAATTACTTTGAAATTGAAACACCCGTTACCAGTTATCATGAACACAATAAGGAAAGCAGCGGATATAAACTGATTGAGAAGATTAAAGACGGAGCTAAAATTGCTCTTGTCAGCGATGCAGGGATGCCGACGATTTCAGATCCGGGTACAGAACTTGTTGCAGAGGCAATTGCCGAGGGTTTGACGGTCGTTCCGCTTCCGGGAGCAAACGCAGCGCTCACTGCATTGATTGCTTCAGGTATTCAGCCACAGCCTTTCTATTATTACGGTTTTCTACAGCGAGGCAAAAAGGATAAAAAGAAGGAACTCGAACAATTGGCAAAACAGTCAGCCACCGTGATCCTGTATGAATCTCCTCATAGATTGAAGGAGACGCTTTCGTTAATGCTTGATGGGCTGGGTGAGCGCAGGATAGTTCTTTGCCGGGAATTGACGAAGAAATATGAAGAGTTTCTAAGGGGGACCATTTCTGAAGCTATTGCGTGGGCTGAGTCAGAAGAGGTACGCGGTGAGTTTGTTCTGATTATTGAGGGGGCATCTGAAGATTCACTCACTCTTGATGAAAACCTGTGGTGGGAAAAATTAAGCCTGACTGAGCATGTCGAGCATTATATCTCCAACGAGGGTATGAATTCCAAAAATGCAATTAAGCAAGCTGCTGTGGACAGGGGTATGCAAAAACGGGAAGTTTACCAGGCCTACCATATCCAAGAATAA